A stretch of the Synechococcus sp. WH 8016 genome encodes the following:
- a CDS encoding MFS transporter — translation MDWLKPLSVVRVVRLGVRLGLFQLSLGILGVLILGLLNRLLITEIGVSAALTALAFGAQQLMGFSRAWFGDRSDRIPPGRLRRTPFIVLSSLALSLLFGGAGWVVLQLARTMPSAEQPFFAAWMGLLTLISIAIGTAVAAGGTAFSALIVDLTTDRERPRVLSVVWGMRLLGVLLGTALVNRIFGAACGLEAGQAAVIAGLERLIVVTPLLLFGLGVLSVFGLERRDLPNQASESLEGGDQDVAGNSRDGRESLTLLQLLGRLRSIPQFGRFTGALCLFTFSMFLNDAVLEPYGAAVFDMSICATTALNAFLAVGFFVGLGLSGFQLVHRIGNIRTAQFGAVFASISLALMLLSAPWQSFECLYVSLTLFGVSLGICIHASFTLMFSFVEPGRVGLLLGIWGALYAYSRGFATISGGGLLTLFKTWNGGDMFGAYGGVFGLQMIGFLAAALLMRQLDVAGFRKNVQFSVGDVMQGVLD, via the coding sequence ATGGATTGGCTCAAGCCCTTGTCAGTTGTGCGTGTTGTACGTCTAGGTGTGCGTCTGGGCTTGTTTCAGCTCAGCCTTGGAATCCTCGGGGTTCTCATTCTTGGACTCCTGAATCGTCTCCTGATCACTGAGATAGGCGTCTCTGCTGCATTGACGGCTCTGGCCTTCGGAGCTCAGCAACTGATGGGGTTCAGCCGGGCTTGGTTCGGTGATCGTTCGGATCGAATCCCTCCGGGGCGATTGCGGCGAACCCCCTTCATCGTGCTGAGTTCGCTTGCCTTGTCGTTGCTGTTTGGAGGCGCGGGATGGGTGGTGCTGCAACTCGCCAGAACCATGCCCTCAGCAGAGCAGCCTTTCTTTGCTGCCTGGATGGGACTTCTCACCTTGATTTCCATCGCCATCGGTACAGCCGTTGCGGCGGGGGGAACGGCCTTCTCTGCTCTGATCGTTGATCTCACGACGGACCGCGAGCGTCCCCGTGTGTTGTCTGTGGTTTGGGGCATGCGGCTGCTTGGGGTTCTGTTAGGAACCGCTCTTGTGAATCGGATCTTTGGTGCAGCCTGTGGTTTGGAGGCCGGTCAAGCTGCCGTCATCGCTGGACTCGAACGGCTGATTGTGGTGACTCCCCTGCTGTTGTTTGGTCTTGGTGTGTTGTCAGTCTTTGGTTTGGAGCGACGTGATCTGCCAAATCAGGCAAGCGAATCTCTAGAGGGGGGCGATCAGGATGTGGCAGGCAACTCCAGGGACGGGCGTGAATCCCTGACGTTGCTTCAATTGCTTGGTCGTTTGCGATCGATTCCTCAGTTCGGACGATTTACCGGTGCTTTGTGCCTGTTCACCTTCAGCATGTTTCTCAATGACGCGGTGCTTGAGCCCTATGGCGCTGCCGTCTTTGACATGAGTATCTGTGCCACAACGGCACTGAATGCCTTTTTGGCAGTGGGCTTTTTTGTTGGACTTGGCCTCAGTGGTTTTCAGTTAGTCCACAGGATTGGCAACATTCGTACAGCCCAGTTTGGGGCAGTTTTTGCTTCGATTTCCCTCGCTCTGATGTTGTTGTCGGCGCCATGGCAGTCGTTTGAATGTTTGTATGTTTCATTAACTCTTTTCGGTGTGTCGCTTGGAATCTGCATTCATGCAAGCTTCACGTTGATGTTTAGCTTTGTGGAGCCAGGAAGGGTTGGATTATTGCTTGGAATCTGGGGGGCGTTGTATGCCTACTCCCGGGGATTTGCCACGATCAGTGGTGGTGGTCTTCTCACGCTGTTTAAAACATGGAATGGTGGCGATATGTTCGGAGCCTATGGCGGTGTCTTTGGCTTGCAGATGATCGGCTTCCTTGC
- a CDS encoding alpha-D-glucose phosphate-specific phosphoglucomutase has translation MTPSMPTEPTQRQVQLEAPFTDQKPGTSGLRKSSQQFEQPHYLESFIEASFRTLPGMKGGTLVLGGDGRYGNLRAIDVILRMGAAHGLQKVIVTTGGILSTPAASNLIRQRQAIGGIILSASHNPGGPDGDFGVKVNGANGGPTPASFTDAVYDCSKTLTGYSIVEAPAISLQAPGQHSIGEMQVEVIDGVDDFVALMRTLFDFESISALIRNDFPLAFDAMHAVTGPYAKKLLEEVLGAPAGSVRNGTPLEDFGGGHPDPNLTYAHELADLLMDGDAYQFGAACDGDGDRNMILGKRCFVNPSDSLAVLTANATLAPGYASGLAGVARSMPTSAAVDVVAKELGIKCFETPTGWKFFGNLLDAGDITLCGEESFGTGSNHVREKDGLWAVLFWLQILAKRRCSVAEIMSEHWNRYGRHYYSRHDYEAVASEGAHGLYDRLEAMLPNLIGQPFAGRTISAADNFSYTDPVDQSVTKGQGLRILLDDGSRVVLRLSGTGTKGATLRVYLESYVPTTGDLAQDPQVALGDMIQAINQLAEITERTGMERPTVIT, from the coding sequence ATGACCCCTTCAATGCCGACGGAACCCACCCAGCGGCAGGTGCAACTCGAGGCGCCTTTCACCGACCAAAAGCCAGGCACCTCTGGTCTGCGCAAAAGCAGCCAACAGTTTGAACAGCCCCACTACTTAGAGAGTTTCATCGAAGCCTCCTTCCGTACCCTCCCGGGAATGAAGGGCGGAACCCTGGTGCTCGGTGGAGATGGTCGCTATGGGAACCTCCGCGCCATCGATGTGATCCTGCGCATGGGTGCGGCCCACGGATTGCAGAAAGTGATTGTCACCACAGGCGGCATCCTCTCCACGCCTGCCGCTTCAAACCTCATTCGACAACGTCAAGCCATCGGCGGGATCATCCTTTCCGCCAGCCACAACCCCGGTGGCCCTGATGGTGACTTCGGCGTCAAGGTGAACGGAGCCAACGGCGGCCCCACGCCTGCGTCCTTTACGGATGCGGTCTACGACTGCAGCAAAACCCTCACGGGGTATTCGATCGTGGAGGCTCCTGCCATCAGCCTTCAGGCGCCAGGACAGCACAGCATCGGTGAGATGCAGGTCGAGGTCATCGATGGCGTCGATGACTTCGTAGCGTTGATGAGGACATTGTTTGACTTCGAGAGCATTAGCGCTCTGATTCGCAACGACTTCCCCTTGGCCTTTGATGCCATGCATGCGGTCACGGGCCCCTATGCCAAAAAATTGCTGGAAGAGGTCTTAGGAGCACCGGCTGGCAGCGTCCGCAATGGGACGCCCTTGGAAGATTTTGGAGGCGGGCATCCCGATCCCAACCTCACCTACGCCCATGAACTCGCCGACCTCCTGATGGACGGTGATGCCTATCAATTCGGTGCTGCGTGTGATGGCGATGGCGACCGCAACATGATTCTGGGCAAGCGTTGCTTTGTGAACCCAAGCGACAGCCTGGCCGTCCTAACGGCCAACGCCACCCTTGCCCCTGGCTATGCCTCAGGCCTCGCGGGGGTTGCACGGTCCATGCCCACCAGTGCTGCCGTGGATGTGGTGGCCAAGGAGCTGGGAATCAAATGCTTTGAGACGCCGACCGGCTGGAAATTCTTCGGGAACCTTCTCGATGCTGGCGACATCACGCTCTGCGGCGAAGAAAGCTTCGGAACAGGCAGCAACCACGTGCGCGAAAAAGATGGGCTATGGGCCGTCCTGTTTTGGCTCCAGATTTTGGCGAAGCGACGCTGCAGTGTCGCCGAGATCATGAGCGAACACTGGAACCGTTACGGGCGTCACTATTACTCGCGCCATGACTACGAAGCCGTTGCAAGCGAGGGAGCACATGGGCTTTATGACCGCCTGGAAGCCATGCTTCCAAATCTCATCGGTCAACCTTTCGCGGGTCGAACCATCAGTGCCGCTGACAACTTCAGCTACACCGATCCCGTCGACCAATCCGTCACCAAAGGGCAGGGGCTGCGCATCCTGCTGGACGATGGAAGCCGGGTGGTGCTGCGCCTCTCTGGCACAGGGACCAAGGGAGCCACATTGAGGGTGTATCTCGAGAGCTACGTCCCCACCACAGGTGACCTCGCTCAGGATCCCCAAGTCGCACTAGGCGACATGATCCAAGCCATCAATCAGCTCGCTGAGATCACAGAACGCACCGGCATGGAGCGCCCAACCGTGATTACCTGA